The proteins below come from a single Salvelinus fontinalis isolate EN_2023a chromosome 1, ASM2944872v1, whole genome shotgun sequence genomic window:
- the LOC129862088 gene encoding dynein heavy chain-like encodes MDVTQVSFPRPLLSSRPAVRFKLLDHSKEANAIPGVESGGKVLALAGSEEANGIPGVESGGKVLALAGSEKANGIPGVESGGKVLAVAGSEEANGIPVESGGKYSICLTVQYSICLTVQYSICLTVQYSICLTVQYSICLTVQYSLCLTVQYSLCLTVQYSICLTVQYSICLTVQYSLCLTVQYSICLTQYSICLTVQYSLCLTVQFSICLTVQYSLFLTVQYSICLTVQYSICLTVQYSICLTVQYSLFLTVQYSICLTVQYSICLTVQYSICLTVQYSICLTQYSICLTVQYSICLTVQYSICLTVQYSICLTVQYSICLTVQYSICLTVQYSICLTVQYSICLTVQYSICLTVQYSICLTVQYSICLTVQYSICLTVQYSICLTVQYSICLTVQYSICLTVQYSICLTVQYSICLTVQYSICLTVQYSICLTVQYSICLTVQYSICLTVQYSLCLTVQYSICLTVQYSLFLTVQYSICLTVQYSICLTVQYSICLTVQYSLCLTEQYSICLTVQYSICLTVQYSLFLTVQYSICLTVQYSICLTVQY; translated from the exons ATGGACGTCACACAGGTTTCGTTTCCCAGACCTCT GTTGTCTTCACGGCCAGCTGTTAGATTTAAGCTGTTAGATCATAGCAAAGAGGCTAACGCTATCCCGGGGGTTGAGAGTGGGGGAAAGGTGTTAGCTTTAGCTGGTAGCGAAGAGGCTAACGGTATCCCGGGGGTTGAGAGTGGGGGAAAGGTGTTAGCTTTAGCTGGTAGCGAAAAGGCTAACGGTATCCCGGGGGTTGAGAGTGGGGGAAAGGTGTTAGCTGTAGCTGGTAGCGAAGAGGCTAACGGTATCCCGGTTGAGAGTGGGGGAAAG tattcaatatgcttaacagtgcagtattcaatatgcttaacagtgcagtattcaatatgcttaacagtgcagtattcaatatgcttaacagtgcagtattcaatatgcttaacagtgcagtattcattatgcttaacagtgcagtattcattatgcttaacagtgcagtattcaatatgcttaacagtgcagtattcaatatgcttaacagtgcagtattcattatgcttaacagtgcagtattcaatatgcttaaca CAGTATTCAATATGcttaacagtgcagtattcaTTATGCTTAACAGTGCAATTTTCAATATGcttaacagtgcagtattcaTTATTcttaacagtgcagtattcaatatgcttaacagtgcagtattcaatatgCTTAACAGTCCAATATTCAATATGTTTAACAGTGCAGTATTCATTATTcttaacagtgcagtattcaatatgcttaacagtgcagtattcaatatgtttaacagtgcagtattcaatatgcttaacagtgcagtattcaatatgcttaaca CAATATTCAATATGcttaacagtgcagtattcaatatgcttaacagtgcagtattcaatatgcttaacagtgcagtattcaatatgcttaacagtgcagtattcaatatgcttaacagtgcagtattcaatatgcttaacagtgcagtattcaatatgcttaacagtgcagtattcaatatgcttaacagtgcagtattcaatatgcttaacagtgcagtattcaatatgcttaacagtgcagtattcaatatgcttaacagtgcagtattcaatatgcttaacagtgcagtattcaatatgcttaacagtgcagtattcaatatgcttaacagtgcagtattcaatatgcttaacagtgcagtattcaatatgcttaacagtgcagtattcaatatgCTTAACAGTCCAATATTCAATATGcttaacagtgcagtattcaatatgcttaacagtgcagtattcaatatgcttaacagtgcagtattcaatatgcttaacagtgcagtattcattatgcttaacagtgcagtattcaatatgcttaacagtgcagtattcaTTATTcttaacagtgcagtattcaatatgcttaacagtgcagtattcaatatgcttaacagtgcagtattcaatatgcttaacagtgcagtattcaTTATGCTTAACAGAGCAATATTCAATATGcttaacagtgcagtattcaatatgcttaacagtgcagtattcaTTATTcttaacagtgcagtattcaatatgcttaacagtgcagtattcaatatgcttaacagtgcagtat